A genomic window from Streptomyces broussonetiae includes:
- a CDS encoding alpha/beta fold hydrolase has product MINRRTFGKAMGLGTGAAAASLAGLQDVSSAAPTAPASAAAPGTPGTPGRHTSFPSLKQVKAGLLNVGYAELGPAHGPVVICLHGWPYDIHSYVDVAPLLAARGYRVIVPYLRGHGTTRFLSSRTFRNGQQSVIALDIIALMDALEIHNAVIAGFDWGSRTGDILAVLWPERVKALVSVSGYLITDRKAQLEPLPAAAEHTWWYQFYFATERGRKAMEDQDHRLQLTRLVWELVSPTWKFDDATFARTAAAFENPDYAAIVIHNYRWRLSVADGERRYDRYEEKLAMTPSIAVPTITVDPEKDPFTLPGNGSTYRARFTGKYEHRTLTGVGHNVPQEAPVAFAQAVVDADRL; this is encoded by the coding sequence ATGATCAACAGGCGTACCTTCGGCAAGGCGATGGGGCTGGGCACGGGAGCAGCCGCCGCCTCGTTGGCCGGTCTGCAGGACGTTTCGAGCGCCGCCCCGACCGCCCCGGCCTCCGCGGCCGCGCCGGGCACTCCGGGCACTCCGGGGAGGCACACCTCCTTCCCCTCCCTGAAGCAGGTCAAGGCCGGTCTGCTCAACGTCGGCTATGCCGAGCTGGGCCCCGCTCACGGCCCGGTGGTCATCTGCCTGCACGGCTGGCCGTACGACATCCACAGCTACGTCGACGTCGCTCCCCTGCTGGCGGCCCGGGGCTACCGCGTGATCGTCCCCTATCTGCGCGGTCACGGCACGACGCGGTTCCTGTCCTCCCGCACCTTCCGCAACGGCCAGCAGTCGGTGATCGCCCTGGACATCATCGCGCTGATGGACGCCCTCGAGATCCACAACGCGGTGATCGCCGGCTTCGACTGGGGCTCACGGACCGGCGACATCCTCGCGGTCCTGTGGCCGGAGCGCGTCAAGGCTCTGGTCTCGGTGAGCGGCTACCTCATCACGGACCGCAAGGCCCAGCTCGAACCGCTCCCGGCGGCCGCGGAACACACCTGGTGGTACCAGTTCTACTTCGCCACCGAACGCGGCAGGAAGGCCATGGAGGACCAGGACCACCGCCTCCAGCTGACCCGGCTCGTCTGGGAACTCGTCTCCCCGACCTGGAAGTTCGACGACGCCACCTTCGCGCGCACCGCGGCCGCCTTCGAGAACCCCGACTACGCCGCGATCGTCATCCACAACTACCGCTGGCGGCTCAGCGTGGCCGACGGCGAACGCCGTTACGACCGCTACGAGGAGAAGCTGGCCATGACACCCTCCATCGCGGTGCCGACCATCACCGTCGACCCCGAGAAGGACCCCTTCACCCTGCCCGGCAACGGCTCGACGTACCGCGCCAGGTTCACCGGCAAGTACGAGCACCGGACGCTGACCGGCGTCGGCCACAACGTACCGCAGGAGGCACCGGTGGCGTTCGCGCAGGCCGTCGTCGACGCGGACCGCCTCTGA
- a CDS encoding SDR family NAD(P)-dependent oxidoreductase — MQIDLSGRTALVTGSTQGIGRAIATGLARAGARVVVNGRGEQRVADAVRAVCADSGSDDVIGATGDLATEQGAAAVLRAVPAADILVNNLGIFGAAPALEIDDAEWRRYFEVNVLSAVRLIRSYLPGMKERGWGRVLNLASDSAVAIPAEMIHYGMTKTSLLAVSRGFAKDAAGTGVTVNSVIAGPTHTGGVEGFVRELVGDELPWDEAQREFMVKYRPQSLLQRLIEPEEIANLVVYLASPYASATTGGALRVDGGYVDSILP, encoded by the coding sequence ATGCAGATCGATCTCTCCGGCCGGACCGCTCTCGTCACCGGCTCCACCCAGGGCATCGGCCGGGCCATCGCCACCGGCCTTGCCCGCGCGGGAGCCCGCGTCGTCGTCAACGGCCGCGGCGAGCAGCGCGTCGCGGACGCCGTCCGCGCCGTGTGCGCCGACTCCGGCAGTGACGACGTCATCGGCGCCACGGGCGACCTGGCGACGGAGCAGGGCGCCGCCGCCGTACTGCGGGCCGTACCCGCGGCCGACATCCTCGTCAACAACCTCGGCATCTTCGGTGCCGCGCCTGCGCTGGAGATCGACGACGCCGAGTGGCGCCGCTACTTCGAGGTGAACGTCCTCTCCGCCGTGCGGCTCATCCGCTCCTACCTGCCCGGCATGAAGGAACGGGGCTGGGGACGTGTCCTCAACCTCGCCAGCGACTCGGCCGTGGCCATCCCCGCCGAAATGATCCACTACGGCATGACGAAGACCTCGCTGCTCGCCGTCAGCCGCGGGTTCGCCAAGGACGCCGCAGGCACCGGCGTCACCGTCAACTCCGTCATCGCCGGACCGACCCACACCGGTGGCGTCGAGGGATTCGTCCGCGAGTTGGTCGGCGACGAGTTGCCCTGGGACGAGGCGCAGCGCGAGTTCATGGTCAAGTACCGCCCGCAGTCCCTGCTGCAACGCCTCATCGAGCCCGAGGAGATCGCCAACCTGGTCGTCTATCTCGCCTCGCCGTACGCCTCTGCCACCACCGGCGGTGCCCTACGCGTCGACGGAGGCTACGTCGACTCCATCCTGCCCTGA
- a CDS encoding aldo/keto reductase, giving the protein MSLTHLLPGSLGFGTAPMGNMFRAIPEDEAQTTLQAAWDQGIRYYDTAPFYGAGLAEIRLGEMLSRRPRDSFVLSTKVGRVIHDEVEDPTARDLGEKGGLFEHGRPNRMTDDYGADATKRSIEDSLQRLNTDRLDIVWVHDIAQDFHGDRWLAQFETARTGAFRVLDDLRDQGVIKAWGLGVNRVEPIELTLALDEPRPDGFLLAGRYTLLDHRQALQRLLPAAQEQGVDMVVGGPYSSGILAGGTHFEYQQAPAHILETVGRIRELTERHGVSIKAAALQFTLAHPAAAAAIPGASRPSRITEDLGALREEIPAAFWQDLREAGLLDPAAPLPAGD; this is encoded by the coding sequence ATGAGCCTGACCCACCTGCTGCCCGGTTCGCTGGGCTTCGGTACCGCCCCCATGGGCAACATGTTCCGCGCCATCCCCGAGGACGAGGCGCAGACCACCCTGCAGGCCGCCTGGGACCAGGGCATCCGCTACTACGACACCGCCCCGTTCTACGGCGCGGGCCTGGCCGAGATCCGGCTCGGCGAGATGCTGTCCCGGCGGCCGCGGGACTCCTTCGTCCTGTCCACGAAGGTCGGCCGTGTCATCCACGACGAGGTGGAGGATCCCACCGCCCGAGACCTGGGCGAGAAGGGCGGCCTGTTCGAGCACGGTCGCCCCAACAGGATGACCGACGACTACGGCGCCGACGCCACCAAGCGTTCCATCGAGGACAGCCTGCAGCGGCTGAACACCGACCGGCTCGACATCGTCTGGGTGCACGACATCGCCCAGGACTTCCACGGCGACCGCTGGCTCGCCCAGTTCGAGACCGCCCGCACCGGCGCCTTCCGGGTCCTGGACGATCTGCGCGACCAGGGTGTCATCAAGGCCTGGGGCCTGGGCGTCAACCGGGTGGAGCCCATCGAGCTGACCCTCGCCCTGGACGAGCCCCGCCCCGACGGATTCCTCCTGGCCGGCCGGTACACCCTGCTGGACCACCGCCAGGCACTGCAACGGCTGTTGCCCGCGGCGCAGGAACAGGGTGTCGACATGGTCGTCGGCGGCCCCTACAGCTCCGGCATCCTGGCCGGCGGCACCCACTTCGAGTACCAGCAGGCCCCGGCCCACATCCTCGAGACCGTCGGGCGCATCCGGGAGCTGACCGAGCGGCACGGTGTGTCCATCAAGGCCGCCGCGCTGCAGTTCACCCTCGCCCACCCGGCCGCCGCGGCGGCGATCCCCGGCGCCTCCCGCCCCTCCCGGATCACCGAGGACCTCGGTGCCCTGCGCGAGGAGATCCCCGCGGCCTTCTGGCAGGACCTGCGGGAGGCCGGCCTGCTCGACCCGGCCGCGCCCCTCCCGGCCGGCGACTGA
- a CDS encoding SRPBCC family protein translates to MASTSVTRVVQAGPEEVWNLIGGFHSLPDWLPFISESVCEQGGRTRRLTNVDGEVIIEQLTAYDLQARSYSYTFLQAPFPVTGYLATLRVHALPGRPDAAEVQWSGRFVPEGVSDEEAEGLFTGVYRDGLDALAAAIGTR, encoded by the coding sequence ATGGCATCCACTTCCGTGACCCGCGTCGTTCAGGCCGGCCCCGAGGAGGTCTGGAACCTGATCGGAGGCTTCCACTCCCTGCCCGACTGGCTGCCCTTCATCTCCGAGAGCGTCTGCGAACAGGGAGGCCGCACCCGCCGCCTGACCAACGTGGACGGCGAGGTGATCATCGAGCAGCTGACGGCGTACGACCTGCAGGCGCGCTCCTACAGCTACACCTTCCTGCAGGCCCCGTTCCCGGTCACCGGCTATCTCGCCACCCTCCGCGTCCACGCCCTGCCCGGTAGGCCGGACGCCGCCGAGGTCCAGTGGAGCGGGCGCTTCGTCCCCGAGGGCGTGAGCGACGAGGAGGCCGAAGGCCTCTTCACCGGGGTATACCGGGACGGCCTCGATGCCCTGGCCGCGGCGATCGGGACACGATGA